The Candidatus Obscuribacterales bacterium genome has a segment encoding these proteins:
- the ppk1 gene encoding polyphosphate kinase 1 yields MSVQERLESSLDSSSPYLNRELSLLAFQQRVLEEAQDKSNPLLERFKFLSIVGSNLEEFFMVRVAGLKRQLQTSNIATAKDGMTVGEQLQAIREAVVKLVASANYLLKNELLPALNEAGIDILTYKDLTPKQREQADSFFNDVVFPVLTPLAFDPGHPFPHISNLSFNMAVLIKDSNDNDKFARIKIPEKLTQLIPLQATDPTRQSFIWLDDVISGNLDDLFPGMTVVESHPFALARDAAMEIQEWEAEDLLELTEEGIRQREFGDVVRLTVQRNTPAPIIEILTTNLEIGTEDVYAIETRGPLSSLKHVFAIDRPDLKDPPFVPNIPAIINPDLQEEDIFSAIRRQDILLHHPYDSFMPVVNFFNAAAQDPNVLAIKTTLYRVGKNSPIVQALLEASTRGKEVAALVELKARFDEENNVEWARALEREGVHVVYGLPGLKVHSKVTLVVRQEGNTIRRYMHLSTGNYNAVTAHLYTDIGLLTCNEEIGSDVTDLFNYLTGYSAKQDFRKLLVAPINLSEKLTELIRREIELHKQNGNGRLIFKMNSLVEPPMIDLLYEASRAGVKIDLIVRGICCLLPGVAGISENINVTSIVGRFLEHSRIYYFGNGGKEEIYLGSADLMPRNLHRRVEVVFPILDERILRHLKDDILKTFLADCMNAQIMTPHGNYTHKHTEHGPNCINCQQVFMSTKNSNTP; encoded by the coding sequence ATGTCGGTCCAGGAGCGTCTTGAATCATCTCTTGATAGTTCTAGTCCCTATTTGAACCGAGAGTTGTCGCTCCTTGCCTTCCAACAAAGAGTCTTGGAAGAGGCTCAGGACAAGTCTAATCCGCTTCTTGAGCGATTTAAATTCCTATCCATAGTCGGCTCCAACCTGGAAGAGTTTTTCATGGTGCGTGTTGCCGGTCTTAAGAGGCAACTGCAAACAAGCAACATCGCTACAGCAAAAGATGGCATGACTGTCGGCGAACAACTACAAGCAATTCGAGAAGCTGTTGTAAAACTAGTTGCCAGCGCCAATTACCTTCTCAAGAATGAACTTCTGCCGGCGTTAAACGAAGCAGGCATCGACATACTAACCTATAAGGACCTCACACCCAAGCAACGTGAGCAAGCCGACTCATTTTTCAATGACGTGGTATTTCCAGTATTAACGCCTCTGGCATTCGACCCTGGGCACCCATTTCCACACATTTCAAATCTGAGCTTCAATATGGCAGTGCTCATCAAAGACAGCAACGATAACGACAAATTTGCTCGTATCAAAATCCCCGAGAAACTGACCCAATTGATACCACTTCAAGCGACCGATCCGACAAGGCAATCTTTCATCTGGCTAGATGATGTCATTAGCGGCAATCTTGATGACTTATTTCCAGGTATGACAGTTGTCGAATCCCATCCGTTTGCTTTAGCACGAGATGCTGCCATGGAAATTCAGGAGTGGGAAGCAGAAGATTTACTGGAACTCACAGAGGAAGGCATCCGCCAACGCGAGTTTGGTGATGTAGTGAGACTAACAGTACAGCGAAATACACCTGCGCCAATTATCGAAATTCTCACCACCAATCTCGAAATCGGCACCGAAGACGTCTATGCAATTGAGACGCGTGGTCCATTGAGTTCACTCAAGCACGTCTTCGCAATAGATCGTCCGGACCTCAAAGATCCGCCCTTTGTGCCAAACATTCCGGCAATCATCAATCCGGATTTACAGGAAGAAGATATCTTTTCTGCCATCCGTCGCCAGGACATCCTCTTACACCACCCCTATGATTCATTTATGCCGGTCGTCAATTTCTTCAACGCGGCAGCGCAAGATCCCAATGTTTTAGCGATAAAAACGACTCTCTACCGTGTCGGCAAAAATTCGCCAATAGTACAAGCGCTTTTGGAAGCCAGCACACGCGGCAAGGAAGTAGCTGCTCTTGTTGAATTAAAAGCAAGATTCGACGAAGAAAACAACGTTGAATGGGCAAGAGCTCTTGAACGTGAAGGCGTGCACGTGGTCTATGGATTGCCAGGGCTAAAAGTCCACTCCAAAGTCACTTTGGTGGTCAGACAAGAAGGCAACACAATTAGACGCTACATGCATTTAAGCACCGGCAACTACAATGCCGTAACTGCGCATCTCTACACAGACATTGGACTTCTCACCTGCAACGAAGAGATTGGCTCGGACGTTACTGACTTGTTCAACTATTTGACTGGTTATTCCGCCAAGCAAGATTTCCGCAAGTTACTTGTTGCACCGATTAACTTAAGCGAAAAACTAACGGAGCTAATCCGTCGAGAAATAGAATTGCACAAGCAAAACGGCAACGGCCGTCTCATCTTTAAAATGAATTCCCTTGTTGAACCTCCGATGATTGATCTTCTCTATGAAGCATCGCGAGCAGGAGTAAAAATAGACTTGATCGTAAGAGGCATTTGTTGCTTGCTGCCAGGCGTTGCCGGCATTAGCGAGAACATCAATGTCACAAGCATTGTTGGTCGATTTTTAGAGCATAGTCGCATTTACTATTTTGGAAACGGTGGCAAAGAAGAGATATACCTAGGCAGCGCCGACCTGATGCCACGCAATCTGCATCGCCGCGTAGAAGTAGTATTTCCAATTCTCGACGAACGCATACTAAGACACTTGAAAGACGACATCCTCAAGACATTCCTAGCTGATTGCATGAATGCGCAAATAATGACTCCACACGGGAATTACACCCACAAACACACAGAGCACGGTCCTAACTGTATCAATTGCCAGCAAGTATTTATGTCAACAAAGAACTCAAACACGCCGTAA
- a CDS encoding tetratricopeptide repeat protein: MKELAAAAIIVFSLAGAIPGALSYGNPARDEAVELMKAKEYDQALKKLATAVGLDATDAQNYVLRGKCFLKLGNYDLAIADLDKAVNYSPDDARAYFLRAIVNTKLGRNDSSVSDFEQAIYLNPKNASRNFDNASVRKNFEIALTRLRSSVRFKAKESESKDKLEPEDYLFNDVGD, translated from the coding sequence ATGAAAGAGTTGGCTGCGGCAGCGATTATTGTATTTAGCCTTGCTGGGGCTATCCCAGGCGCCTTGTCCTATGGCAATCCAGCCAGGGACGAAGCCGTCGAATTGATGAAAGCTAAGGAATACGATCAAGCGTTAAAGAAGTTGGCGACGGCTGTGGGTTTGGATGCAACGGATGCGCAAAATTATGTGCTGCGAGGCAAGTGCTTTTTGAAATTGGGCAATTATGATTTGGCGATTGCTGATTTGGATAAGGCTGTGAATTATTCACCGGATGATGCGAGAGCTTATTTCTTGCGAGCTATAGTAAACACGAAATTAGGTCGAAATGACTCGAGTGTTAGTGATTTTGAACAAGCGATATACCTAAATCCTAAGAATGCTTCGCGTAATTTTGACAATGCTTCTGTGCGAAAGAATTTCGAAATTGCTCTAACCAGGTTACGTTCCTCTGTGAGATTTAAAGCGAAGGAATCTGAAAGCAAGGATAAATTGGAACCGGAAGACTATTTATTCAATGACGTAGGAGACTAA
- a CDS encoding methyltransferase domain-containing protein produces the protein MERRDWNQRYIDDDTPWDSGLPSEELKAILAAGLIKPCRVFEVGCGTGTNAIFLAQAGFDVTAVDLSEVAINRAKEKAAAAGVKVNFLVADVTALPAEVGSEFPFVFDRGTYHIVRDVNLKALQSTLAKLVAPGGYYLVLAGNANEDAPPDKGPPRVKASDVCAELEGNAFDLVRLKESHFTGVKINGENFSPLAWSGIFRRRHEER, from the coding sequence ATGGAACGAAGAGATTGGAATCAACGATATATCGATGATGACACACCATGGGACAGTGGTCTTCCATCAGAAGAATTGAAAGCCATTCTCGCTGCGGGATTGATCAAACCTTGCCGAGTGTTTGAAGTTGGCTGCGGAACAGGCACCAATGCTATCTTTCTAGCACAAGCAGGATTTGATGTTACCGCCGTAGATCTTTCCGAAGTCGCAATCAATCGCGCCAAAGAAAAGGCAGCAGCAGCCGGTGTCAAAGTCAATTTCTTAGTGGCAGATGTCACTGCTCTACCAGCAGAAGTCGGCTCCGAATTCCCATTTGTTTTCGATCGCGGAACATATCACATTGTTCGCGACGTAAATCTCAAAGCCTTGCAGTCGACTCTTGCAAAACTAGTTGCACCCGGTGGCTATTATCTTGTCCTTGCCGGCAATGCAAATGAAGATGCTCCACCAGACAAAGGACCGCCACGCGTAAAAGCTAGTGACGTATGTGCAGAATTAGAAGGCAACGCCTTCGATCTCGTCCGCCTCAAAGAAAGTCATTTCACCGGCGTGAAAATCAACGGCGAAAATTTTTCACCACTTGCATGGTCAGGAATATTCCGAAGGCGGCATGAAGAACGCTAA
- a CDS encoding type II toxin-antitoxin system Phd/YefM family antitoxin yields the protein MKTVTATELKTKTGETLDAAQREPVSIEKNGRPIAVIIPQADYERLTQLENDYWLARVEAAEKSGYIGAKATTNFFKDMLKHNAKA from the coding sequence ATGAAAACCGTGACCGCAACTGAACTAAAAACCAAAACAGGGGAAACTCTTGATGCCGCCCAAAGAGAACCAGTGTCTATAGAGAAGAATGGGCGTCCTATCGCGGTAATCATTCCTCAGGCTGACTACGAACGGCTCACGCAACTAGAAAACGACTATTGGCTTGCGCGCGTTGAAGCAGCCGAAAAGAGCGGTTACATCGGAGCTAAAGCAACCACCAATTTTTTCAAAGACATGCTGAAGCATAATGCTAAAGCCTGA
- a CDS encoding type II toxin-antitoxin system HicA family toxin, which translates to MVYCLSMTGKDLLKLLKKHGFVLKRVSGSHHILDNGKMKIIVPVHGNRDLPIGLLKSILKQAGLK; encoded by the coding sequence ATGGTGTATTGTTTATCAATGACTGGCAAAGATTTGCTCAAATTGTTGAAGAAACATGGCTTTGTATTAAAGCGAGTAAGTGGCAGCCATCATATTTTGGACAATGGGAAAATGAAAATCATCGTACCGGTCCATGGCAATCGAGATCTGCCAATCGGCTTGCTAAAGAGCATCCTAAAACAAGCGGGGCTAAAATGA
- a CDS encoding type II toxin-antitoxin system HicB family antitoxin, producing MIYYCKAYRDEDCYSVEFPDITGTSTYGKTLEEALAMAKDALNLMLAAMVDDGEPLPKSKSRKAAGYYPVEVKPSILAAAEIRQARKAAGLTQKEMANRLNVAYQVYQKLEDPDRSNPTIKTLTQVARCLGHDLKLAI from the coding sequence ATGATTTATTACTGCAAGGCTTATCGTGATGAAGATTGTTATTCTGTAGAGTTCCCAGATATCACAGGAACATCCACTTACGGAAAGACATTGGAAGAGGCACTAGCAATGGCCAAGGATGCTCTCAATTTAATGCTTGCTGCCATGGTAGATGATGGAGAGCCTCTTCCAAAATCCAAGAGTCGTAAGGCTGCTGGCTATTACCCGGTTGAGGTCAAACCTTCAATTTTAGCTGCTGCGGAAATTCGCCAAGCACGCAAAGCGGCAGGACTCACTCAAAAAGAAATGGCCAATCGATTGAATGTCGCCTATCAGGTTTATCAAAAACTCGAAGATCCAGATCGATCCAATCCAACTATTAAGACATTGACACAAGTCGCACGTTGCCTTGGACACGACCTAAAACTTGCCATTTAA
- a CDS encoding type II toxin-antitoxin system HicB family antitoxin, whose product MKYAVVIEKSVNNFSAYVPDLPGCIATGATKEEVEREIREAIRFHLNGLKEDGLVIPQPVAICEYVET is encoded by the coding sequence ATGAAATATGCAGTAGTCATTGAAAAGAGTGTTAATAATTTTTCCGCCTATGTTCCAGATTTGCCTGGGTGCATTGCCACCGGTGCGACTAAGGAAGAAGTTGAAAGGGAAATTCGCGAGGCAATTCGTTTCCACTTGAACGGACTGAAAGAGGATGGCTTAGTAATTCCCCAACCGGTTGCTATTTGCGAATATGTTGAGACATAG